A stretch of the Capsicum annuum cultivar UCD-10X-F1 chromosome 10, UCD10Xv1.1, whole genome shotgun sequence genome encodes the following:
- the LOC107844514 gene encoding uncharacterized protein LOC107844514: MARKMLPDLNNVILKLAQENTMMTSSKIQKDIVSACAQEIVKTIINDLDGEFFEILVNESKDISYHEQMVVASRYVNRKGKVNERVIAIVRVGDTLIKMSKERYGSSFKFRDQLRDHQTEMLEQLLESSEVKNGKGLNQERGLQRPGDTHWGSHFRTLDNFIVLFSSIAHVLDAIKCGSSNPNDRLQVRAFLTMINEFEFAFLLHLMLKILVMSNELSALLQRKEQDIINAIIFLGISKKRSQLLSDDEGDSLMNEVRVFCDKHEILIPKMDDFYLTKKLKCRFSSVTYSHHLCVELFYTIIDLQLQEPNNCFEVVSGNLLLGMTSLNPANAFANFDKEKNNDIGQELFG; this comes from the exons ATGGCTAGGAAAATGCTTCCTGATTTGAACAATGTTATTTTAAAACTTGCTCAAGAAAATACTATGATgacttcttcaaaaattcaaaaggatATTGTGAGTGCTTGTGCACAAGAAATCGTAAAAACTATAATTAATGACTTGGATGgagaattttttgaaattttagttaaTGAATCTAAGGACATATCATACCATGAACAAATGGTTGTTGCATCAAGGTATGTTAACAGAAAAGGTAAAGTGAATGAGCGTGTTATTGCTATTGTTCGTGTTGGCGATACTTTGATAAAAATGTCGAAGGAACGTTATG GATCATCATTTAAGTTTAGAGATCAACTTCGCGACCATCAAACTGAAATGTTGGAGCAACTACTAGAAAGTAGTGAAgttaaaaatggaaaaggattaAATCAAGAACGAGGACTTCAAAGGCCAGGTGACACTCATTGGGGTTCACATTTTAGAACATTGGATAActttatagttttattttcatCTATAGCTCATGTGCTTGACGCGATTAAATGCGGAAGCTCAAATCCCAATGATAGATTACAAGTCAGAGCTTTTTTGACTATGATCAATGAATTTGAATTTGCTTTCTTACTTCACTTGATGTTGAAGATATTGGTGATGTCCAATGAGCTAAGTGCATTATTACAAAGAAAAGAGCAAGATATTATCAATGCCATAATATTTCTTGGCATTTctaagaaaagatcacaattGTTGAGTGATGATGAAGGGGATTCTCTAATGAATGAAGTTCGTGTATTTTGTGATAAACACGAAATCTTGATTCCTAAGATGGATGATTTTTATCTTACCAAAAAATTAAAGTGTAGGTTTTCTAGTGTTACTTACTCACATCACTTATGTGTTGAGCTCTTTTATACTATAATTGACTTGCAACTTCAAGAGCCTAATAATTGTTTTGAAGTTGTGAGTGGTAACTTGCTTCTTGGTATGACAAGCTTGAATCCAGCTAATGCTTTTGCtaattttgataaagaaaagaataatgatATTGGTCAAGAATTATTCGGATGA